The sequence AAAAGCATGGTTAACTATTAAGGGAAAATCAACAGGAATTTCGCGTATTGAGATGGAATATGAAATTCCTGTGCACGAAGCAGAAGTTTTAATGGAATTGTGTCATGATTTTCCAATTCGAAAAAAGCGGTTTGTTGAAAAAATTAACGGCATGACCTGGGAAATAGATGTATTTGAAGGAGAAAATTCAGGCCTCGTTATAGCAGAGGTTGAATTATCGGATGAAAATCAACAGGTAAATCTGCCAGATTGGGTTACAATAGAGGTTAGTACCGATCATCGTTATTTTAATTCATGGTTATCAGAACATCCTTTTGCCACGTGGTAAATCATCAAGTTTTTGAGGCTAAGTAAATTAAAAGACAAGAGTTAATTACTAACCAATTTAAATTGCAGGAAAAGATAACAATGGTATTATTTTTGCGTTTTATCCGAAAGCTAAAAACAGTATATATGTTCTCAGGAAAAGGGAAGTTTTTTTTATTTATTCTATTTTTTATTGGTTCCTCAAAACTTTTATTTGCCCAAAACTCTCCGGTGGAAGAAGAATTACTGCGTGATAACATAAAAGTTTTAAAAAACTACTTTATTGAAAACAACAACTGGCATGTTGTAAAAAAAGAAGTAGGTACCGATGTTGGTGCCTTACTGCATTTTGTAGAAGATGAGCCGATAGGAGAGATTATTCGAAATTTGAACGACACGCAAAATGTTACTGGTAACTATGTAATGCGTTTGCCGGAAAATGTTGAAGATAGCCTGAGTGTTCCCGGTTATGTGCCTTATTCTGATCAGAAATTAGAGATTCAGATTATTGAATCGCAATACAGGGCAAGTATAAATCCAAAAGACATAACAGTGCCGCCAGCAATTCTTCGCGAGGCCGAAAACGAGGTTGAAATGATTCCTGAAGGACAGGGAATGAAGCTGTTTGCTGATTCTGTTTACACATTCCCGGAAGAGTTGCATATTCCTGAGGTTATTCCCGACTCGATATTGAATTCTCCTGAGATGTTTAATGAGCTCGTTAAGCGCGACAGCCTCCGAAAAGTATTTATTGAGGAGAAAAGAGTTTCTTACAACGATTCGCTAAAGGCTGAATACATTATTAATTACCAGGTAGAAAAATACAACGACAACCTGAATTATCGCATTAAACGTTATAAAGACGAGGTTAAACTAAATAATTACAATGTACTAAAAGCTTACAATGATCAGGTTGTGGCGCAGGTTAACGATTCGATAAAAGCTGTTTTAGATGTGTTAATTCAATATGCTGATTATATCGATACTACGCACATATCGTTTGTGAATTTATATGGTGAGAAGGAAGATATTATTCTACAAAATGATGCGGAGCGTTACTCGCGAATATGGCTAAAAAACGAGCAGAACGACTCATTGGCTGTAATGATAAAAAACA comes from uncultured Draconibacterium sp. and encodes:
- a CDS encoding CYTH domain-containing protein; protein product: MIEIERKFLVDINAWCPKDTGNPIVQGYLSTEKERVVRVRIKGKKAWLTIKGKSTGISRIEMEYEIPVHEAEVLMELCHDFPIRKKRFVEKINGMTWEIDVFEGENSGLVIAEVELSDENQQVNLPDWVTIEVSTDHRYFNSWLSEHPFATW